From one Lycium ferocissimum isolate CSIRO_LF1 chromosome 7, AGI_CSIRO_Lferr_CH_V1, whole genome shotgun sequence genomic stretch:
- the LOC132062973 gene encoding ankyrin repeat-containing protein ITN1-like isoform X2: MERQWSIASRQSAAYTAAKGNDQKSLEILRDFWREEMVAPINNRGDSILHFLAIGGNVDALRLLIEERLMSSEDLKIKNKNGDTPLHEAARFGRKGVLELILSSGGDLVLMRNNLGETPVYVAAASGEKEVFILLAQQNFSEFTVTRDDGSTVLHAAVTQESYCNAWLGEIDDAKQKHILALKLAQRLIEEEDWSYYADSVTNPLIQATKLGIDELVVEIIQKYPQAAETLDEDGKNILHIAAERKNRFLFDQFLKKVAHKDRMLADIDQQGKTVMHFAASVESPYRFSIGEPSEMTGGIKAVLLMMWGVLWFKRVKYCVHPRLWSLKNSEGLTAKELFERNHSGIRKEAEKTIRDLGNSVLILATLLSTINFAAVFTVPGGFDDKTGLPILLNTDGTKSELWMLMFFLAAALFDSVFTMGALLSFLLSKFDSDDFYIAIPLKICGVYTFVYYSAAFTVLAGIQALNLENIFMNRDVWWLSFFILCLAFLVALIFVDMSYLVFDYMYHFLRYSLSYKRQYM, translated from the exons ATGGAAAGACAATGGTCAATTGCAAGTCGCCAATCTGCAGCTTATACAGCAGCAAAGGGTAACGATCAGAAATCTTTAGAAATCCTACGCGATTTCTGGAGAGAAGAAATGGTCGCGCCCATCAATAATCGTGGCGACAgtattcttcattttcttgcCATCGGGGGAAATGTGGATGCACTTAGATTACTTATTGAGGAAAGGCTGATGAGCAGTGAAGATCTCAAAATCAAGAATAAGAATGGGGATACTCCTCTGCATGAAGCTGCTAGATTTGGGAGAAAAGGTGTGCTGGAATTGATATTAAGCTCGGGAGGGGACCTTGTCTTGATGCGCAATAACTTGGGAGAGACACCGGTTTATGTTGCTGCAgcgagtggagagaaagaagtGTTCATTTTGTTGGCACAGCAAAATTTTAGTGAATTCACTGTGACGAGGGACGATGGAAGCACTGTTCTTCATGCTGCCGTAACTCAAGAGTCTTACT GTAATGCATGGTTAGGAGAGATTGATGATGCAAAGCAAAAGCATATCCTTGCGTTAAAATTAGCACAAAGATTGATAGAGGAAGAAGATTGGAGCTACTATGCAGATAGTGTGACAAATCCGTTAATACAGGCAACAAAACTTGGTATTGATGAGTTAGTCGTggaaattatacaaaaataccCTCAAGCTGCAGAAACCTTGGATGAAGACGGAAAGAATATATTGCATATAGCGGCAGAGAGAAAAAACAGGTTCCTATTTGATCAATTTCTGAAAAAAGTAGCTCATAAGGACAGGATGCTTGCAGATATCGATCAACAAGGAAAGACCGTTATGCATTTTGCAGCAAGTGTTGAGTCCCCATATAGATTTTCTATAGGGGAACCAAGTGAAATGACAGGGGGTATAAAAGCAGTACTGCTCATGATGTGGGGTGTGCTTTGGTTTAAG CGCGTAAAATACTGTGTCCATCCACGTTTGTGGAGTCTGAAGAATTCTGAAGGCCTGACTGCAAAAGAGTTATTCGAGAGAAACCATTCAGGCATACGTAAAGAAGCAGAGAAAACAATCAGAGACTTAGGGAATTCAGTTCTCATACTGGCTACTCTTCTCAGTACAATAAACTTTGCTGCAGTTTTTACAGTCCCCGGAGGATTTGATGACAAAACTGGCCTACCTATTCTCCTCAACACTGATGGTACTAAGTCAGAGTTGTGGATGTTGATGTTTTTCTTAGCTGCAGCTCTTTTCGATTCAGTATTCACTATGGGCGCTTTGCTTTCGtttcttctctccaagtttGACTCAGATGACTTTTATATTGCCATTCCATTGAAGATCTGTGGTGTCTATACTTTTGTGTATTACTCTGCGGCATTCACAGTTTTGGCCGGCATTCAAGCCCTTAATCTTGAGAATATATTCATGAACAGAGATGTCTGGTGGCTAAGTTTTTTTATACTTTGTCTTGCATTTCTTGTGGCCTTAATATTTGTAGACATGTCTTATCTCGTTTTTGATTATATGTACCATTTCCTTCGTTATTCACTTTCTTACAAGAGGCAATATATGTAA
- the LOC132062973 gene encoding uncharacterized protein LOC132062973 isoform X1: protein MERQWSIASRQSAAYTAAKGNDQKSLEILRDFWREEMVAPINNRGDSILHFLAIGGNVDALRLLIEERLMSSEDLKIKNKNGDTPLHEAARFGRKGVLELILSSGGDLVLMRNNLGETPVYVAAASGEKEVFILLAQQNFSEFTVTRDDGSTVLHAAVTQESYYFALYLLNLYPELASKHDGMGATALNILATKPFSFRSGSSYMFGQAGTTPFVPMQMVETFIYLCIPAMYVESRTNAAVFSKRERFSLISLLLGNAWLGEIDDAKQKHILALKLAQRLIEEEDWSYYADSVTNPLIQATKLGIDELVVEIIQKYPQAAETLDEDGKNILHIAAERKNRFLFDQFLKKVAHKDRMLADIDQQGKTVMHFAASVESPYRFSIGEPSEMTGGIKAVLLMMWGVLWFKRVKYCVHPRLWSLKNSEGLTAKELFERNHSGIRKEAEKTIRDLGNSVLILATLLSTINFAAVFTVPGGFDDKTGLPILLNTDGTKSELWMLMFFLAAALFDSVFTMGALLSFLLSKFDSDDFYIAIPLKICGVYTFVYYSAAFTVLAGIQALNLENIFMNRDVWWLSFFILCLAFLVALIFVDMSYLVFDYMYHFLRYSLSYKRQYM, encoded by the exons ATGGAAAGACAATGGTCAATTGCAAGTCGCCAATCTGCAGCTTATACAGCAGCAAAGGGTAACGATCAGAAATCTTTAGAAATCCTACGCGATTTCTGGAGAGAAGAAATGGTCGCGCCCATCAATAATCGTGGCGACAgtattcttcattttcttgcCATCGGGGGAAATGTGGATGCACTTAGATTACTTATTGAGGAAAGGCTGATGAGCAGTGAAGATCTCAAAATCAAGAATAAGAATGGGGATACTCCTCTGCATGAAGCTGCTAGATTTGGGAGAAAAGGTGTGCTGGAATTGATATTAAGCTCGGGAGGGGACCTTGTCTTGATGCGCAATAACTTGGGAGAGACACCGGTTTATGTTGCTGCAgcgagtggagagaaagaagtGTTCATTTTGTTGGCACAGCAAAATTTTAGTGAATTCACTGTGACGAGGGACGATGGAAGCACTGTTCTTCATGCTGCCGTAACTCAAGAGTCTTACT ACTTCGCATTATATTTGCTGAATCTATATCCTGAACTAGCCAGCAAGCATGATGGAATGGGTGCGACTGCATTGAACATATTGGCTACGAAGCCCTTCTCTTTCAGAAGTGGATCATCATACATGTTTGGTCAAGCAGGCACTACGCCTTTTGTTCCTATGCAGATGGTTGAAACATTTATCTACTTAT GCATACCAGCAATGTATGTGGAATCAAGAACTAATGCAGCTGTCTTCTCTAAGAGAGAAAGGTTTTCATTGATCAGCCTTTTACTAG GTAATGCATGGTTAGGAGAGATTGATGATGCAAAGCAAAAGCATATCCTTGCGTTAAAATTAGCACAAAGATTGATAGAGGAAGAAGATTGGAGCTACTATGCAGATAGTGTGACAAATCCGTTAATACAGGCAACAAAACTTGGTATTGATGAGTTAGTCGTggaaattatacaaaaataccCTCAAGCTGCAGAAACCTTGGATGAAGACGGAAAGAATATATTGCATATAGCGGCAGAGAGAAAAAACAGGTTCCTATTTGATCAATTTCTGAAAAAAGTAGCTCATAAGGACAGGATGCTTGCAGATATCGATCAACAAGGAAAGACCGTTATGCATTTTGCAGCAAGTGTTGAGTCCCCATATAGATTTTCTATAGGGGAACCAAGTGAAATGACAGGGGGTATAAAAGCAGTACTGCTCATGATGTGGGGTGTGCTTTGGTTTAAG CGCGTAAAATACTGTGTCCATCCACGTTTGTGGAGTCTGAAGAATTCTGAAGGCCTGACTGCAAAAGAGTTATTCGAGAGAAACCATTCAGGCATACGTAAAGAAGCAGAGAAAACAATCAGAGACTTAGGGAATTCAGTTCTCATACTGGCTACTCTTCTCAGTACAATAAACTTTGCTGCAGTTTTTACAGTCCCCGGAGGATTTGATGACAAAACTGGCCTACCTATTCTCCTCAACACTGATGGTACTAAGTCAGAGTTGTGGATGTTGATGTTTTTCTTAGCTGCAGCTCTTTTCGATTCAGTATTCACTATGGGCGCTTTGCTTTCGtttcttctctccaagtttGACTCAGATGACTTTTATATTGCCATTCCATTGAAGATCTGTGGTGTCTATACTTTTGTGTATTACTCTGCGGCATTCACAGTTTTGGCCGGCATTCAAGCCCTTAATCTTGAGAATATATTCATGAACAGAGATGTCTGGTGGCTAAGTTTTTTTATACTTTGTCTTGCATTTCTTGTGGCCTTAATATTTGTAGACATGTCTTATCTCGTTTTTGATTATATGTACCATTTCCTTCGTTATTCACTTTCTTACAAGAGGCAATATATGTAA